From a region of the Chloroflexota bacterium genome:
- a CDS encoding AAA family ATPase, giving the protein MHNQVLQEAANQRESARLLQLRLTGFVGREAEQAAIRELIDQTHATGGYVLVTGEAGAGKSSLIAQLIVSAGLAQTPQHFIALTPGRAYQLDVLRSIVAQLMLKHDLTDRYFPADSYPALRLEFGQLLQTLSARGISETIYLDGLDQLQPEVDGTRDLSFLPLQLPPGIVMVLGSRPKETIASLALEHGVVYQVPPLREQDAIGRWQQVQPMLEPARLHGLAQSVKGNALLVELAATVLRHTSTNELPALLNHASADATNLFRLSLGRIEQAAPHHWQPLIRSLLAVLVVTQEPLEPTVLAAILEQPVEAIAEVLPLMGDWVSVAADQRVALRHLLFHDFLQHYEFAAAERRVWHGRMAQWCGAALDQIWQDSAEPVEQARRWYARQHYITHLAYAEQWGALWQVIDVGEYGEHKVRFEPSTRLYGLDLDRARESVIAAGQSIEQQLELLPRLWRYSLLRTSLTAHADRWRDYHFVMLAMLGRVSEALAQLDICSNQVSQVRVWSQLLPYLESDVRWRIFQRMEQTARSISDSRHRDYALYLVAVAYADYDLLKMAYPIAISLGDSRDETLAHLIDVAIKQHDLAYAQAIIGYVQAPAARIKHALNVTNALIEDAEFDAARHVLAGIMPLAQAEHIVEINSLIALLEWRLGNQQQALALLDEAQTMSAHLNPDLRSSAWLAVIKSYVQQGDLTKATSLHRKIQSVQVWCDLIMFYRDRAEVAIATELAIAMTTPYFRDSACFALVEWYCTHAEFADAQRLIELIGSDWDKVKAYCLLASSYAQNLQFEQMLAVMQLAHNTVPREREHSIPSLLVIADTYARHNLHEQARSVFEQVLALFLSGQRYNRDEHNLHFVQSTQRYGYLDLCEPLIQRLFTLGEYGFDNDLVEQIAKVYAEQGELAQAAQIIQSIDQDYQFIQAAQGLVLSTTNQQQSAASESLLLAARQRVAQINPDGLSALKTLCELADTALQLGLTAIAQTLLSDVDQALLHKPHLLNHPLLQYEAWLLKSYQAQHKLASLVELARLIDDPQAHDQLIAAILEAYLQADDVRQAYQLLRLFNDFADVYAKSACKLAIKASQLGLTELATQVHPEAISACETVRESHRRFEYLRDLAVAQINYGDAGCLARLLQIFREQEAVFGQIDWYIEALCAIAVAFAEQCDAVAFADWLNYAHKRATAFPTGYQALAETYFGYAPDSAIEAFLDSVEQLVQISLDQGYADTALEALAKIYTSYAAHGHAEFLVKAHQAAISIPDRDYQYAALVTVAQAYLKIKAMPELQVIISELSQLGFDFWIFQDLTASCIEEGELYLAYQLILFDERHPVKDEVICNLIARLIQADQPIIAYQLTSEIYEADNRAGSLQQIIHYYLERQQITAVIKIIQTTWRDCQRSYELWQLGPIIVPLIPHYPWLGTALLDSVPWLEQQLARLN; this is encoded by the coding sequence ATGCACAATCAGGTTTTGCAGGAAGCTGCTAACCAGCGTGAAAGTGCTCGTTTGTTGCAACTGCGGCTCACAGGCTTCGTTGGCCGTGAAGCCGAACAAGCGGCGATTCGCGAATTAATTGATCAAACCCATGCAACGGGTGGTTATGTGTTGGTAACGGGCGAGGCTGGTGCGGGCAAAAGCAGCCTGATCGCTCAATTAATCGTGAGCGCTGGGCTGGCCCAAACGCCCCAGCATTTTATTGCGCTGACCCCAGGTCGTGCCTATCAACTCGACGTGCTGCGCAGTATCGTTGCCCAACTCATGCTCAAACACGATCTGACGGATCGCTATTTTCCTGCCGATAGCTACCCCGCTTTACGCCTTGAATTTGGCCAGTTGTTACAAACGCTCTCAGCGCGTGGCATCAGCGAAACGATCTATCTCGATGGCTTAGATCAATTACAGCCTGAGGTGGATGGAACCCGCGATCTCAGCTTTTTGCCCTTGCAATTGCCGCCTGGCATCGTGATGGTGCTTGGCTCGCGACCTAAAGAGACGATCGCTAGTTTAGCGCTTGAACACGGGGTCGTTTATCAGGTGCCACCATTGCGCGAACAGGATGCGATTGGGCGTTGGCAGCAGGTGCAGCCGATGCTGGAGCCAGCGCGATTGCACGGTTTAGCACAATCAGTCAAAGGCAATGCCTTGTTGGTCGAGCTGGCGGCTACTGTGCTGCGCCACACTTCGACTAATGAATTGCCTGCATTACTCAACCACGCCAGCGCTGACGCGACCAATCTCTTTCGACTAAGCCTTGGGCGGATCGAACAAGCAGCGCCGCACCACTGGCAACCGCTGATTCGCTCGTTGTTGGCGGTGTTGGTGGTGACCCAAGAACCGCTTGAGCCAACGGTGTTGGCGGCGATTCTTGAACAACCGGTTGAGGCGATTGCCGAAGTGCTGCCCCTGATGGGCGATTGGGTGAGTGTTGCCGCTGATCAGCGTGTGGCCTTGCGCCATTTGTTGTTTCACGATTTTTTGCAGCACTACGAGTTTGCGGCGGCAGAACGTCGTGTGTGGCATGGACGGATGGCGCAGTGGTGCGGAGCCGCGCTTGACCAGATTTGGCAGGATAGTGCAGAACCGGTCGAACAGGCACGGCGCTGGTATGCGCGGCAGCATTACATTACCCATTTGGCTTATGCGGAACAGTGGGGAGCCTTGTGGCAGGTGATCGATGTCGGCGAGTATGGTGAGCACAAAGTGCGGTTTGAGCCAAGCACCCGCTTGTATGGTTTGGATTTGGATCGTGCCCGCGAGAGCGTGATTGCTGCTGGCCAGAGCATCGAACAACAGCTTGAACTCTTGCCGCGCTTGTGGCGCTATAGCCTGTTGCGCACCAGCCTCACGGCCCATGCTGATCGTTGGCGTGACTACCATTTTGTCATGTTGGCGATGCTTGGGCGGGTATCTGAGGCGCTAGCCCAGCTTGATATTTGTTCGAATCAAGTATCCCAAGTGCGAGTTTGGTCGCAACTATTGCCCTATCTAGAATCTGATGTACGCTGGCGAATCTTCCAGCGCATGGAGCAAACAGCCCGTAGCATCTCCGATTCGCGTCATCGCGATTATGCGTTGTATCTCGTTGCGGTCGCCTATGCCGACTATGACTTGCTGAAAATGGCCTATCCAATTGCGATTAGCCTTGGTGATAGTCGTGATGAAACGCTGGCACATTTGATTGACGTGGCGATCAAACAGCATGATTTAGCCTATGCTCAAGCCATAATCGGGTATGTTCAAGCACCAGCAGCACGGATTAAGCATGCCTTGAATGTAACCAATGCCTTGATTGAAGACGCAGAATTTGATGCAGCCAGACACGTATTGGCCGGCATTATGCCCTTGGCCCAAGCGGAGCATATTGTTGAAATTAATAGTTTGATTGCCCTGCTCGAATGGCGACTGGGTAATCAGCAACAAGCCCTAGCATTGCTGGATGAAGCCCAAACCATGAGCGCACACTTAAACCCCGATCTGCGATCCAGTGCGTGGTTGGCGGTGATTAAGAGCTATGTGCAACAGGGCGATTTGACCAAGGCCACAAGTTTGCATCGAAAAATTCAATCAGTACAAGTCTGGTGTGATCTGATCATGTTTTATCGTGATCGCGCTGAAGTAGCAATAGCGACTGAGTTGGCTATTGCTATGACCACTCCATATTTTCGTGATTCGGCTTGTTTTGCACTGGTTGAGTGGTATTGTACTCATGCTGAATTTGCAGATGCCCAACGCCTGATTGAATTAATCGGTTCCGATTGGGACAAAGTTAAAGCGTATTGTTTGCTAGCAAGCAGTTATGCTCAAAATTTGCAATTTGAACAAATGCTGGCAGTAATGCAGCTGGCACACAATACCGTCCCGCGTGAGCGGGAACATTCGATTCCAAGTTTGTTAGTCATTGCCGATACCTATGCTCGCCACAATTTGCATGAGCAAGCCCGTAGTGTGTTTGAACAAGTATTAGCACTCTTTTTGAGCGGCCAAAGGTATAATCGGGATGAACATAACCTACACTTTGTGCAAAGTACCCAGCGCTATGGCTATCTCGATCTTTGCGAGCCATTGATTCAACGCTTATTTACGCTAGGAGAGTATGGGTTTGATAATGATCTCGTTGAGCAGATTGCGAAAGTTTATGCTGAACAAGGCGAACTTGCCCAAGCAGCCCAGATTATTCAATCAATTGATCAAGATTATCAGTTTATCCAAGCAGCTCAAGGGCTGGTGTTGAGCACAACCAACCAGCAGCAATCTGCTGCTAGCGAATCGTTATTGCTTGCGGCGCGGCAACGGGTTGCCCAAATTAACCCCGATGGCCTGTCTGCACTAAAAACCCTTTGCGAGCTAGCTGATACAGCGTTGCAGCTTGGATTAACCGCCATCGCCCAAACTTTGCTGAGCGACGTTGATCAAGCTCTACTACACAAGCCACATCTCCTAAACCATCCCTTGCTCCAATATGAAGCGTGGCTGCTCAAAAGCTATCAAGCCCAACATAAACTTGCCAGTCTAGTAGAGCTTGCGCGGTTAATCGACGATCCGCAAGCCCATGATCAGCTGATTGCGGCAATTCTTGAAGCCTATCTTCAGGCTGATGATGTTAGGCAAGCCTATCAGCTGCTTCGATTATTTAATGATTTTGCGGATGTCTATGCTAAAAGTGCTTGTAAACTGGCGATCAAAGCCAGCCAACTCGGGCTAACTGAGCTGGCAACCCAAGTGCATCCTGAAGCAATCTCAGCCTGTGAGACCGTTCGAGAGTCGCATCGTCGCTTTGAGTATCTCAGAGATCTTGCGGTTGCCCAAATTAACTATGGTGATGCAGGATGTTTAGCCCGCTTGTTACAGATTTTTCGCGAGCAGGAAGCAGTATTCGGCCAGATCGATTGGTATATTGAAGCGCTTTGCGCAATTGCGGTGGCCTTTGCCGAACAATGCGATGCTGTAGCGTTTGCTGATTGGCTAAACTATGCACATAAGCGGGCTACGGCGTTTCCCACTGGCTACCAAGCGCTTGCTGAAACGTATTTTGGCTATGCTCCAGATTCGGCTATCGAGGCATTTTTGGATTCTGTTGAGCAGCTGGTTCAAATAAGCCTAGATCAGGGCTATGCAGATACTGCTCTTGAGGCGTTGGCTAAAATATATACAAGCTATGCAGCCCATGGTCATGCCGAGTTTTTGGTCAAAGCCCATCAAGCCGCAATTAGTATTCCTGATCGTGACTATCAATATGCTGCACTTGTAACCGTTGCCCAAGCGTATCTGAAGATCAAAGCCATGCCAGAGCTACAAGTGATTATTAGTGAGCTGAGCCAACTTGGCTTTGATTTTTGGATATTTCAGGATCTTACTGCAAGTTGTATTGAAGAAGGCGAGCTTTATTTGGCATACCAGTTGATTCTGTTCGATGAGCGTCATCCAGTCAAAGATGAGGTCATTTGTAACTTGATTGCCCGCTTAATCCAAGCCGATCAGCCGATAATTGCCTATCAGTTAACAAGCGAGATCTACGAGGCTGATAATCGAGCTGGCAGTTTGCAACAAATCATTCATTATTACCTTGAGCGTCAGCAAATCACTGCTGTTATCAAGATTATTCAAACCACATGGCGTGATTGCCAAAGGAGTTACGAATTGTGGCAGTTGGGGCCAATCATTGTGCCGTTGATTCCCCACTACCCGTGGCTTGGCACTGCCTTGCTCGATAGCGTGCCCTGGCTTGAACAGCAATTAGCTCGCTTGAATTAA
- a CDS encoding class I SAM-dependent methyltransferase translates to MANTQIRFEDGATYERYMGIWSQLVGAKFLDWLAPKTGLNWLDVGCGNGAFTEMVVERHQPSMITGVDPSAAQITFARQRLANYPAELHEADAMALPLADNSVHAAVMPLVIFFVPEPAQGVAEMVRVVAPGGSVSAYAWDMFGGGFPYFLLQQALIDAGISVPRPPSVEASQLSVMHELWLQAGLTKVETAVIKVRRNFVDFADYWETVTGAPSVGPQIRAMTTTQQQTVQAQLQASLPIAADGHISIEAHANAIKGVVAE, encoded by the coding sequence ATGGCAAATACCCAAATTCGCTTTGAAGATGGCGCAACCTATGAGCGCTATATGGGCATCTGGAGTCAGCTGGTTGGTGCTAAATTCCTTGATTGGCTTGCCCCCAAAACTGGTTTAAATTGGCTTGATGTTGGTTGTGGCAACGGAGCGTTCACCGAAATGGTGGTTGAACGCCATCAGCCAAGCATGATCACCGGGGTCGATCCATCGGCGGCTCAAATTACTTTTGCTCGGCAACGTTTAGCCAATTACCCTGCTGAACTGCATGAAGCTGATGCTATGGCCTTGCCGCTGGCGGATAATAGTGTGCATGCGGCAGTCATGCCGTTGGTTATTTTCTTTGTGCCTGAGCCAGCTCAGGGCGTGGCCGAAATGGTGCGGGTAGTTGCTCCAGGCGGCAGCGTTTCAGCCTATGCTTGGGATATGTTCGGCGGTGGATTTCCCTACTTCTTGTTACAACAAGCCTTGATCGATGCAGGCATTAGCGTCCCACGTCCGCCGAGCGTTGAGGCCTCGCAACTGTCCGTTATGCACGAACTTTGGCTACAAGCAGGCCTGACCAAGGTTGAAACTGCGGTAATTAAAGTACGGCGCAATTTTGTAGATTTTGCCGATTACTGGGAAACTGTCACTGGCGCACCCAGTGTAGGCCCGCAAATTCGGGCGATGACGACCACCCAACAACAAACAGTTCAAGCACAACTGCAAGCGAGTTTACCAATTGCCGCCGATGGTCACATTAGCATCGAAGCCCATGCTAATGCAATCAAAGGTGTCGTAGCAGAATAA
- the msrP gene encoding protein-methionine-sulfoxide reductase catalytic subunit MsrP gives MKKIPSSEITPEALFYSRRQFIKGAAALVGSAAVLAACGSETSETSDLPAGVDVQTPYESIINYNNFYEFTTNKEAVADASKNFTTNPWTVEVGGLVNKPQTFAIEDLLKQFTQEERVYRLRCVEGWSMVIPWTGFSLAGLLKQVEPTSAAKYVRFETVMRPEEMPGQSSSYYTWPYVEGLRLDEAMHDLTLMATGVYGKPILPQNGAPLRLAVPWKYGFKSIKSIVKIELVAEQPTSLWMNAAPDEYGFYANVNPDVPHPRWSQATERRIGEAGRRRTLAFNGYADEVAALYKDLDLKANY, from the coding sequence ATGAAAAAGATTCCTTCCTCGGAGATAACACCCGAAGCGTTGTTCTACTCACGCCGCCAATTTATCAAGGGGGCGGCGGCCTTGGTTGGTAGTGCCGCTGTTCTAGCCGCCTGTGGTAGCGAAACCAGTGAAACCAGCGACCTGCCAGCGGGCGTTGATGTACAAACACCCTATGAATCGATCATCAATTACAACAATTTTTATGAATTTACCACCAACAAAGAAGCCGTCGCCGATGCTTCGAAGAATTTTACGACCAACCCGTGGACGGTCGAAGTTGGCGGCTTGGTCAACAAACCCCAAACCTTTGCAATCGAAGATTTGCTCAAGCAATTTACCCAAGAAGAACGGGTATATCGATTGCGCTGTGTCGAAGGCTGGTCGATGGTCATTCCATGGACGGGTTTTAGCCTCGCTGGCTTGTTGAAACAGGTTGAACCAACTAGCGCCGCCAAATATGTGCGCTTTGAAACGGTAATGCGCCCCGAAGAAATGCCAGGCCAAAGCAGCAGCTATTACACATGGCCCTATGTCGAGGGCTTGCGGCTCGATGAAGCCATGCACGATTTAACCTTGATGGCAACTGGCGTGTATGGCAAGCCAATTTTGCCCCAAAATGGTGCACCCTTGCGGCTGGCAGTACCATGGAAATATGGCTTCAAAAGCATCAAATCGATCGTTAAAATTGAGCTTGTGGCTGAGCAACCAACCAGTTTATGGATGAACGCAGCACCTGATGAATATGGATTTTATGCCAATGTTAATCCCGATGTGCCGCATCCACGCTGGTCGCAAGCCACCGAACGACGGATCGGTGAGGCTGGTCGGCGGCGAACCTTGGCCTTCAATGGTTATGCCGATGAAGTTGCTGCGCTCTACAAAGATCTTGATTTGAAAGCTAACTATTAA
- a CDS encoding sulfoxide reductase heme-binding subunit YedZ — protein MVSQLKRHWLRYLVHVACLVPFGLLLFDYLTDQLTVNPIQAATLRTGKTALVILVLSLACTPIKIFTPFKQVTVLRRPLGLYAFFYVCLHLLIFVGWDYGFDWEFISEAIGEKRYMIVGLVAWLLLIPLAITSTKGWMRRLGKRWRLLHRLVYVIAGLAILHYVWLVKADVREPLAYGAAIGLLLLLRLPVLRRWLPKRQIQPAKQPERPTETA, from the coding sequence ATGGTGAGTCAACTCAAACGTCATTGGCTGCGCTATTTAGTCCATGTGGCATGTCTTGTGCCGTTTGGGTTATTGCTCTTCGATTATTTAACCGATCAACTGACAGTTAATCCAATTCAGGCGGCGACCCTGCGCACTGGCAAAACGGCCTTGGTCATCTTGGTCTTATCGCTAGCGTGTACACCAATCAAAATCTTTACACCATTTAAACAAGTAACGGTGCTGCGCCGCCCTTTGGGTTTATATGCCTTTTTCTATGTTTGCCTGCACCTCTTGATTTTCGTGGGCTGGGATTATGGCTTCGATTGGGAGTTTATCAGTGAGGCCATTGGCGAAAAACGCTATATGATCGTCGGCCTGGTTGCCTGGCTGTTGCTAATTCCTCTAGCAATTACTTCAACCAAGGGCTGGATGCGACGGCTCGGAAAGCGCTGGCGACTGTTGCATCGCTTGGTATATGTAATTGCTGGCCTAGCCATCTTACATTATGTCTGGTTAGTTAAAGCTGATGTTCGCGAACCGTTGGCCTATGGTGCTGCGATTGGCTTGTTACTCCTGCTGCGGCTACCTGTGCTACGGCGTTGGCTGCCAAAACGCCAAATCCAGCCAGCCAAACAACCTGAGCGCCCAACCGAAACCGCTTAA
- a CDS encoding glycoside hydrolase family 6 protein → MARIFNSRGLILVLLTAVVGSGLGQLNAKPTAAATSCEVVYNIANDWGSGFIGDVTLKNTGSAVSSWTLGWSFAGNQNISNLWGGVVSQSGANVSVSNAGWNGNIGTGGTVNFGFQAGYSGANAKPTVFTLNGVTCGGTVVPTTVPTNTTVPTTPPTNTPVPSATTRPTNTTIPTTPPTSTTGPTNVPTNTPVPSATTRPTNTTVPTTPPTSTTGPTNTPAPTTVPGVHVANPFVGAQGYINSEYAARVNAEANATGGTLGSQMRQVASYPTAVWLDRIAAIAGSSDAMGLRAHLDAALVQQQTSGQQVAISIVVYDLPNRDCAALASNGELKISENGLARYRTEYIDPIATILGDSKYASLRIVVVLEPDSLSNLVTNASIPACAEAISSGAYVQGVQYAINKLNVTSNVYIYMDIAHSGWLGWDSNFTPAIQLYTQTVRGTTKGLNGIDGFISNTANYTPLNEVFLPNSGLTLGGGNPIRSSLFYEWNPYFDETDYVLAMRNAFITAGFPSGIGMLIDTSRNGWGGTARPTMVSSSNSLEIYVNDSKLDRRPHRGGWCNQSGAGIGERPTAAPVSGIDAYVWVKPPGESDGVATAGVIDPTDPAKQFDAMCDPNAQNRYNTAYPTNALAGAPHAGRWFPSQFAMLVRNAYPPISQSTNPTTTPVATTVPPTSTPVGTSAPTSTPAPTSTPAPTSVPGVHVANPFVGAQGYINSEYAARVNAEANATGGTLGSQMRKVASYPTAVWLDRIAAIAGSSDAMGLRAHLDAALVQQQTSGQQVAISIVVYDLPNRDCAALASNGELKISENGLNRYKTEYIDPIAAIVGESQYASLRIVVILEPDSLSNLVTNASIPACAEAISSGAYVQGVQYAINKLNVTSNVYIYMDIAHSGWLGWDSNFTPAIQLYTQTVRGTTKGLNGIDGFISNTANYTPLNEVFLPNSGLTLGGGNPIRSSLFYEWNPYFDETDYVLAMRNAFITAGFPSGIGMLIDTSRNGWGGTARPTMVSSSNSLEIYVNDSKLDRRPHRGGWCNQSGAGIGERPTAAPVSGIDAYVWVKPPGESDGVATAGVIDPTDPAKQFDAMCDPNAQNRYNTAYPTNALAGAPHAGRWFPSQFAMLVRNAYPAIAP, encoded by the coding sequence ATGGCTCGGATCTTTAATTCCCGTGGATTAATTCTTGTTCTTTTGACCGCCGTGGTTGGCAGTGGCCTAGGCCAATTGAATGCTAAACCAACCGCCGCAGCTACTAGCTGCGAAGTCGTCTATAACATTGCTAACGATTGGGGTAGCGGTTTTATTGGCGATGTGACGCTTAAAAACACTGGTTCAGCCGTTTCAAGCTGGACGCTCGGCTGGTCGTTTGCTGGCAACCAAAACATCTCAAATCTTTGGGGTGGGGTTGTCTCGCAAAGCGGCGCGAATGTGAGCGTTAGCAATGCAGGCTGGAATGGCAACATCGGCACTGGCGGCACGGTAAACTTCGGTTTCCAAGCTGGCTATAGTGGCGCAAATGCTAAGCCAACCGTCTTTACCCTCAATGGTGTAACTTGTGGCGGCACGGTTGTTCCAACTACAGTTCCAACCAACACCACAGTTCCAACCACACCACCAACCAATACACCGGTTCCAAGCGCAACCACGCGCCCAACGAACACAACGATTCCAACTACTCCACCAACGAGCACAACTGGCCCAACGAATGTTCCAACGAACACGCCAGTTCCAAGTGCAACCACGCGCCCAACCAACACGACAGTTCCGACTACTCCACCAACCAGCACGACTGGCCCAACCAATACGCCAGCACCAACAACTGTCCCAGGTGTCCATGTTGCTAACCCATTTGTGGGGGCACAAGGCTACATCAACAGTGAATATGCTGCGCGGGTGAACGCCGAAGCCAATGCCACTGGTGGCACGCTTGGTTCACAAATGCGTCAAGTGGCCTCGTATCCAACTGCTGTGTGGCTCGACCGGATTGCCGCAATCGCTGGCAGCAGCGACGCGATGGGCTTACGCGCTCACCTTGATGCCGCACTGGTGCAACAACAAACCAGTGGTCAACAAGTGGCAATCTCAATTGTCGTGTATGACTTGCCCAACCGCGACTGTGCCGCGTTGGCTTCGAACGGCGAGTTGAAAATCTCGGAAAATGGCTTAGCCCGCTACCGCACGGAGTATATCGACCCAATCGCAACGATTTTGGGCGATAGCAAGTATGCCTCATTGCGGATTGTGGTGGTCTTGGAACCGGATTCACTTTCGAATTTGGTGACCAATGCCAGCATTCCCGCTTGTGCTGAAGCGATTTCGAGCGGAGCCTACGTCCAAGGTGTCCAATATGCCATCAACAAACTGAATGTGACCAGCAACGTCTACATCTACATGGACATTGCCCACTCAGGCTGGTTGGGCTGGGACAGCAACTTCACACCAGCGATTCAGCTGTACACCCAAACGGTGCGTGGCACGACCAAAGGCTTGAACGGGATCGATGGCTTTATCTCGAATACCGCCAACTACACACCATTGAACGAAGTGTTCTTGCCAAACTCCGGCTTGACCTTAGGTGGTGGCAACCCAATTCGCTCGTCGTTGTTCTACGAATGGAACCCGTACTTCGACGAAACCGATTATGTGTTGGCGATGCGCAATGCCTTCATCACCGCCGGATTCCCAAGCGGTATCGGGATGTTGATTGATACCAGCCGCAACGGTTGGGGTGGCACGGCTCGGCCAACGATGGTGAGCAGCTCGAATTCATTGGAAATCTATGTCAACGATTCGAAGCTGGATCGTCGCCCGCATCGTGGTGGCTGGTGTAACCAGTCGGGTGCAGGGATTGGCGAACGGCCAACAGCAGCACCAGTGAGCGGGATTGATGCCTATGTGTGGGTCAAACCTCCAGGCGAATCAGACGGTGTGGCGACGGCAGGGGTGATTGACCCAACCGACCCCGCCAAGCAGTTTGACGCAATGTGTGACCCGAACGCGCAAAACCGCTACAACACGGCGTATCCAACCAATGCCTTGGCGGGAGCACCGCACGCAGGTCGCTGGTTCCCATCGCAATTTGCAATGTTGGTTCGCAACGCCTATCCACCAATTTCACAATCGACCAACCCAACAACTACTCCGGTGGCAACGACGGTTCCACCAACCAGCACGCCAGTTGGCACATCAGCGCCAACCAGCACACCAGCACCAACCAGCACTCCAGCACCAACGAGTGTTCCAGGTGTCCATGTTGCCAACCCATTTGTGGGCGCACAAGGCTACATCAACAGTGAATATGCTGCCCGCGTGAACGCCGAAGCCAATGCCACTGGTGGCACGCTTGGTTCACAAATGCGCAAGGTTGCTTCATACCCAACCGCTGTGTGGCTCGACCGGATTGCCGCAATCGCTGGCAGCAGCGACGCGATGGGCTTACGCGCTCACCTTGATGCTGCGTTAGTGCAACAACAAACCAGCGGTCAACAAGTGGCAATCTCAATTGTGGTCTACGACTTGCCCAACCGTGACTGTGCCGCCTTGGCCTCGAACGGCGAGTTGAAAATCTCCGAAAATGGCTTGAATCGCTATAAAACCGAGTATATCGACCCGATTGCCGCCATCGTGGGCGAGAGCCAATATGCTTCGTTGCGGATTGTGGTGATTTTGGAACCGGATTCACTCTCGAACTTGGTAACCAATGCCAGCATTCCGGCTTGTGCTGAAGCGATTTCGAGCGGAGCCTATGTCCAAGGTGTTCAATATGCCATCAACAAACTGAATGTGACCAGCAACGTCTACATCTACATGGACATTGCCCACTCAGGGTGGTTGGGCTGGGACAGCAACTTCACGCCAGCGATTCAGCTGTACACCCAAACGGTGCGCGGCACGACCAAAGGCTTGAACGGGATCGATGGCTTTATCTCGAACACGGCCAACTACACACCATTGAACGAAGTGTTCTTGCCAAACTCCGGCTTGACCTTGGGTGGTGGCAACCCGATTCGCTCGTCGTTGTTCTACGAATGGAACCCCTACTTCGACGAAACCGATTATGTGTTGGCGATGCGCAATGCCTTTATCACCGCCGGATTCCCAAGCGGTATCGGGATGTTGATTGATACCAGCCGCAACGGTTGGGGTGGCACGGCTCGGCCAACGATGGTGAGCAGTTCGAATTCATTGGAAATCTATGTCAACGATTCGAAGCTGGATCGTCGCCCGCATCGTGGTGGCTGGTGTAACCAGTCGGGTGCAGGGATTGGCGAACGGCCAACGGCAGCCCCCGTGAGCGGGATTGATGCCTATGTGTGGGTCAAACCTCCAGGCGAATCAGACGGTGTGGCGACGGCAGGGGTGATTGACCCAACCGACCCCGCCAAGCAGTTTGACGCAATGTGTGACCCGAACGCGCAAAACCGCTACAACACGGCCTACCCAACCAATGCCTTGGCGGGAGCACCGCACGCAGGCCGCTGGTTCCCATCACAATTTGCCATGTTGGTTCGCAACGCCTATCCTGCAATTGCACCGTAG